The Amblyomma americanum isolate KBUSLIRL-KWMA chromosome 3, ASM5285725v1, whole genome shotgun sequence genome window below encodes:
- the LOC144124757 gene encoding uncharacterized protein LOC144124757 — protein MKIPLAALCALFFTSSLAYKLPQDESSLEAESGGHFNQIAQEAILVARILRDVERDLARDEQLDDKMDEYFIRALWKKMTDSVGNAIKKAFKPVGKHIEDYMKGIAAIGMYPIRAAEQTLGKPFSFADQKSVEDKATKV, from the exons ATGAAGATCCCTCTAGCCGCTCTTTGCGCACTTTTCTTCACTTCAT CATTGGCGTACAAGCTTCCCCAGGATGAGTCATCTCTCGAAGCGGAAAGCGGCGGTCACTTCAATCAGATCGCTCAGGAAGCGATTCTTGTGGCTCGAATCCTCCGTGACGTGGAACGTGACCTTGCGCGAGACGAGCAACTCGACGACAAG ATGGACGAGTACTTTATCCGTGCCCTATGGAAAAAGATGACAGACAGCGTGGGAAATGCAATCAAAAAAGCCTTCAAGCCGGTCGGCAAGCACATAGAGGACTACATGAAAGGAATAGCCGCCATAGGGATGTACCCGATACGGGCTGCAGAACAAACATTAGGGAAACCCTTTTCGTTCGCAGACCAGAAGAGCGTCGAAGATAAAGCCACCAAAGTTTAG